One region of Polynucleobacter sp. MWH-Aus1W21 genomic DNA includes:
- a CDS encoding inositol monophosphatase family protein — MHPMLNVAIKAARRAGTVINRASLNLERLQVDRKQHNDFVTEVDKAAEAAIIETLSEAYPTHGFLAEETGERNADAENVWIIDPLDGTTNFIHGFPQYAVSIALAVNGVTQQAVVYDPTRDELFTATRGAGAYLDRRRLRVAAQDRLANSLLGTGFPYREDQDLEKYLKIFADMSRQCAGLRRPGAASLDLAYVAAGRYDGFFESDLKPWDMAAGALLITEAGGLIGNYRGEEGFLKSGEVMAANPRIFAQMVQTLSKYSAS; from the coding sequence ATGCATCCCATGTTAAATGTGGCCATTAAGGCCGCCCGTCGCGCTGGAACAGTCATTAATCGTGCTTCCTTGAATTTGGAGCGCTTGCAGGTTGACCGCAAGCAACATAACGATTTCGTAACCGAGGTGGACAAAGCTGCAGAAGCAGCCATCATTGAAACGCTCAGCGAAGCCTATCCAACTCACGGATTTTTGGCAGAGGAAACTGGCGAGCGCAATGCGGATGCTGAAAATGTATGGATCATTGATCCCCTTGATGGCACAACTAATTTCATTCACGGATTTCCTCAGTACGCAGTATCAATTGCGCTAGCGGTTAATGGCGTAACTCAACAAGCGGTTGTGTATGACCCAACACGTGATGAGTTATTTACAGCTACCCGTGGCGCTGGTGCATATTTAGATCGTCGGCGTTTGCGTGTTGCCGCACAAGATCGTTTAGCTAATTCTTTGTTGGGAACCGGCTTTCCGTATCGCGAAGATCAAGACTTAGAAAAATATTTAAAAATCTTTGCCGATATGTCACGCCAATGTGCAGGTCTGCGACGTCCAGGTGCCGCATCATTAGATTTGGCTTATGTAGCAGCAGGTCGCTACGATGGCTTCTTTGAGAGTGATCTCAAGCCATGGGACATGGCTGCCGGTGCTTTGCTTATTACTGAAGCGGGTGGTTTGATTGGTAATTATCGGGGCGAGGAAGGCTTTTTAAAGAGCGGTGAAGTGATGGCGGCTAATCCGCGCATTTTTGCGCAGATGGTGCAAACACTTTCTAAATACTCTGCTTCTTAA
- a CDS encoding UDP-2,3-diacylglucosamine diphosphatase produces the protein MIPHHASALLISDLHLTPSMPLTAQRFFDFCEKEAPKVEAVFILGDLFEYWIGDDAAAHSPFQQEVQRAIANLSTKVKTYYLHGNRDFLIGQSFIKKTGMTLLPDPTTAEIASKKWVLAHGDALCTADVGYQIFRGWVRKSWIQKIFLSLPLNLRKGIAQHLRSNSHAQYQQTQASSAHRLKMDVTKQACGAVLRDHSGDLLIHGHTHMPAHHEESMDGQQWQRWVLSDWDLDHPESGRPRASALLIDDAGTRYIDLIKN, from the coding sequence ATGATTCCGCATCACGCGAGCGCACTGCTCATATCAGACCTGCACCTCACGCCGTCAATGCCCTTGACGGCGCAACGCTTTTTTGACTTCTGTGAAAAAGAGGCTCCAAAAGTAGAGGCTGTATTTATTCTGGGCGACTTATTTGAATATTGGATAGGTGATGACGCTGCGGCACACTCCCCTTTTCAGCAGGAAGTACAGCGTGCGATCGCCAATCTTTCCACTAAAGTAAAAACGTATTACCTACATGGCAATCGAGATTTTTTAATTGGCCAAAGCTTTATTAAAAAGACTGGCATGACTCTCTTGCCAGACCCCACTACTGCTGAGATTGCCTCGAAGAAGTGGGTGTTGGCCCATGGAGATGCATTATGCACAGCAGATGTTGGCTATCAAATCTTTCGAGGGTGGGTAAGGAAGTCTTGGATTCAAAAAATCTTCCTAAGCCTGCCGCTCAATTTACGCAAGGGTATTGCTCAGCACCTTCGCAGCAATAGTCACGCGCAATACCAACAAACACAAGCATCAAGCGCTCATCGACTCAAGATGGATGTCACGAAACAAGCTTGTGGTGCAGTGCTAAGAGATCACTCAGGGGATTTATTGATCCATGGGCATACCCATATGCCAGCACACCATGAAGAGTCGATGGATGGCCAGCAGTGGCAGCGTTGGGTGTTATCTGATTGGGATCTTGATCACCCGGAAAGCGGTCGCCCGAGAGCGAGCGCCCTACTCATTGATGATGCCGGTACTCGCTATATCGATCTGATTAAAAACTAA
- a CDS encoding peptidylprolyl isomerase: MAKVLLKTNKGDITLTLDAAKAPKSVANFLQYVKSGHYDGTIFHRVINNFMIQGGGMSAGMKQKPTGAEIENEANNGLKNDRYTVAMARTSDPHSATAQFFINVNDNDFLNHTAPNAQGWGYAVFGKVTDGMEVVDTIRKVKTGSSGFHQDVPAEDVVIEKATVLEE, from the coding sequence ATGGCGAAAGTTCTCCTAAAAACCAATAAGGGTGACATCACCCTCACCCTTGATGCTGCTAAAGCACCTAAAAGCGTTGCTAACTTTTTGCAATACGTTAAAAGTGGTCACTACGATGGAACCATTTTTCATCGCGTCATCAATAACTTCATGATTCAAGGTGGCGGCATGTCTGCCGGCATGAAACAAAAACCTACTGGCGCGGAAATTGAAAACGAAGCCAATAACGGCCTTAAAAATGATCGCTATACCGTAGCAATGGCCCGTACTAGCGACCCGCATTCAGCAACTGCACAGTTCTTCATTAACGTGAATGACAATGACTTCTTAAACCATACCGCTCCTAATGCTCAGGGCTGGGGTTATGCCGTATTCGGCAAAGTCACTGATGGTATGGAAGTTGTTGACACTATTCGCAAGGTAAAGACTGGTAGCTCTGGTTTTCATCAGGACGTTCCTGCAGAAGATGTTGTGATTGAGAAGGCCACTGTTCTCGAGGAATGA
- a CDS encoding M48 family metallopeptidase, producing MPHNALAPRPALNKVFAPVFAALATLALLSGCSTPAQQRADNEIRALNAQGTSASQGAPQPYLGGYSPTDPPRLSADMGYDPLNPELSETVAIPFLSFLIIEPDPITKNAVPPDIEKLIKARKYQDAVTQINTDLKKTPRNVQLRFIKARLQIEMRQFDQAKKTLIEITQQFPELPEPYNNLAAIAANQGQWIEARDYLELALKLRPSYAIASANLGEIYIRLGAQAYQDAAKSGQLNQRQYSNRAKALLDVLKPPAKRPINRAVNPSLNPTDSLPSNTPSTNLPESRSNNGESSPKNQ from the coding sequence ATGCCCCACAACGCCCTAGCGCCTCGCCCAGCCTTGAATAAGGTCTTTGCCCCAGTTTTTGCCGCATTGGCAACCCTGGCCCTATTGTCGGGTTGCAGCACCCCTGCCCAGCAGCGTGCTGATAATGAAATTAGGGCGCTAAATGCACAAGGGACAAGCGCATCACAAGGAGCGCCCCAGCCTTACTTAGGCGGTTACAGCCCAACCGACCCCCCAAGGCTTTCCGCCGACATGGGGTATGACCCATTAAACCCAGAGTTGTCTGAAACGGTTGCGATACCTTTTTTATCCTTCTTGATTATCGAGCCGGACCCCATTACTAAAAATGCAGTGCCTCCCGATATTGAGAAACTCATCAAGGCACGTAAGTACCAAGATGCTGTCACTCAAATTAATACCGATCTGAAAAAAACTCCGCGTAATGTGCAATTACGTTTTATAAAAGCGCGTTTACAAATTGAGATGCGCCAATTTGATCAAGCAAAAAAGACTTTGATTGAAATCACACAACAGTTTCCAGAACTTCCTGAACCTTATAACAATCTAGCAGCTATTGCTGCTAATCAAGGTCAGTGGATCGAGGCCAGAGATTATCTTGAGCTCGCACTTAAACTACGCCCAAGCTATGCCATCGCCTCAGCCAATTTAGGTGAAATCTATATCCGCCTTGGAGCACAGGCATATCAGGATGCAGCGAAGAGTGGGCAACTGAATCAACGCCAATACTCTAATCGCGCTAAAGCACTCTTGGATGTCTTGAAGCCTCCAGCAAAGCGTCCAATCAATCGCGCAGTGAACCCATCGCTAAACCCAACGGATTCATTGCCAAGCAATACCCCATCAACCAACCTTCCAGAAAGCAGATCCAATAATGGCGAAAGTTCTCCTAAAAACCAATAA
- the cysS gene encoding cysteine--tRNA ligase yields the protein MLQIYNTLSRSKQAFKPIVPGKVKMYVCGMTVYDFCHIGHARVMIVFDMVVRWLRASGYEVLYVRNITDIDDKIINRAIENGEPISALTNRFIDAMHADSDELGLMHPDQEPRATDYIQQMQGMIGKLIENELAYQANDGDVNFAVRLLPRYGQLSGKTLDELNAGERVAVGDGKRDPLDFVLWKSAKTEEPADTRWQSPWGEGRPGWHIECSAMSCDLLGEHFDIHGGGADLQFPHHENEIAQSEGALYGKNRKEDDAPFVNYWMHNGHIRVNEEKMSKSLGNFFLIKDVLKSFDPEVLRFFMLKAHYRSPINYSDAQLEEARSGLARLYTALAQGPKAKVIQLDQNNLWSRRFADAMNDDFNTPEAIAVLFDLASEVNRAQGEEKQLLANTLKTLGVTLNFLQRDPTVFLQAGSKDQAGLNPSQIEEQITARVAAKQAKDFAKADLIRKTLLEQGIVLEDKPGGLTEWRRA from the coding sequence ATGCTGCAAATCTATAACACCCTTAGCCGTTCTAAACAGGCCTTTAAGCCCATCGTGCCAGGCAAGGTGAAAATGTACGTCTGCGGCATGACGGTTTATGACTTTTGTCATATTGGGCATGCCAGGGTCATGATTGTCTTTGATATGGTAGTTCGCTGGCTCAGGGCGAGTGGTTACGAAGTTCTTTACGTGCGCAACATCACCGATATTGATGACAAGATTATTAATCGCGCCATTGAGAATGGTGAGCCGATTTCTGCATTAACTAACCGCTTTATTGATGCCATGCATGCTGACTCGGATGAGTTGGGTTTAATGCATCCTGATCAAGAGCCTCGCGCCACAGATTACATTCAGCAAATGCAAGGCATGATCGGCAAGCTCATTGAAAATGAATTGGCCTATCAAGCCAATGATGGCGATGTGAATTTTGCTGTGCGCTTATTGCCGCGTTATGGTCAGTTGTCCGGAAAAACTCTGGACGAATTGAATGCAGGAGAGCGCGTGGCAGTGGGTGACGGAAAACGTGATCCCTTGGATTTCGTTTTATGGAAAAGCGCCAAAACTGAAGAGCCAGCCGATACCCGCTGGCAGTCTCCATGGGGCGAAGGTCGTCCTGGTTGGCACATTGAATGCTCTGCAATGTCATGTGACTTGTTGGGCGAGCACTTTGACATCCATGGTGGTGGTGCTGACTTGCAGTTTCCGCATCACGAAAATGAAATTGCTCAAAGTGAAGGCGCTTTGTACGGCAAGAACCGCAAAGAGGACGATGCTCCCTTTGTGAATTATTGGATGCACAACGGTCACATTCGGGTGAATGAGGAGAAGATGTCTAAGTCACTGGGCAACTTCTTCCTAATAAAAGATGTGCTCAAAAGCTTTGATCCTGAAGTTCTACGTTTCTTCATGTTGAAGGCGCACTACCGTAGCCCTATTAACTATAGTGATGCACAGCTTGAGGAAGCTCGTTCCGGATTGGCGCGCCTGTATACGGCCTTAGCGCAAGGCCCAAAAGCCAAAGTAATTCAGCTAGACCAAAATAATCTATGGTCTAGGCGCTTTGCTGACGCTATGAATGACGATTTCAATACGCCTGAAGCGATTGCTGTCTTGTTTGACTTGGCTAGTGAAGTTAATCGTGCACAAGGTGAAGAGAAGCAATTGCTTGCCAACACATTGAAAACTCTTGGTGTGACATTGAATTTCTTGCAACGTGACCCCACCGTATTTTTACAGGCGGGCTCTAAAGATCAAGCGGGCTTAAATCCTTCGCAAATTGAAGAGCAAATCACAGCACGTGTTGCTGCCAAACAAGCTAAAGACTTTGCTAAGGCAGACCTAATTCGCAAAACCTTACTAGAACAAGGAATTGTTTTGGAAGATAAACCCGGCGGCTTAACAGAATGGCGTAGGGCTTAA
- a CDS encoding DNA-3-methyladenine glycosylase — protein sequence MTVAKEKSAKAEKAELILEEVAPEYWEQACKELMKQDRILKKLIPKYGSGFLVTRGDPFNTLARAIVGQQISVAAAQSVWNRVVAASKKKVTPKNILALSVEELRAAGLSGRKVEYIRDLADHFDSGRLHANQWKDMDDESVIKELSSIRGIGRWTAEMFLIFNMIRPDILPLDDVGLIKAISLNYFSGEPVSRHEAREVAANWAPWRTVATWYMWRSIDPIPVEY from the coding sequence ATGACAGTGGCGAAAGAAAAATCAGCCAAAGCGGAAAAGGCTGAACTCATTCTTGAGGAAGTTGCTCCTGAGTATTGGGAGCAAGCTTGTAAAGAATTGATGAAGCAAGACCGCATTCTCAAAAAACTCATTCCAAAATATGGTTCAGGTTTTTTAGTCACCCGCGGCGATCCATTTAACACTTTGGCAAGAGCCATTGTTGGACAGCAGATTTCAGTAGCGGCAGCACAATCCGTTTGGAATAGGGTCGTTGCTGCTAGCAAAAAGAAAGTCACCCCGAAAAATATCCTAGCGCTCTCAGTAGAGGAATTGCGCGCCGCTGGATTATCAGGTCGGAAGGTTGAGTACATCCGCGATCTAGCAGACCACTTCGATTCTGGGCGCCTTCATGCTAATCAGTGGAAGGATATGGACGATGAGAGTGTTATTAAGGAATTGAGCTCAATTCGGGGGATTGGACGCTGGACTGCCGAAATGTTCCTCATTTTCAACATGATTCGACCCGATATTCTGCCTTTGGACGATGTCGGCCTCATTAAGGCTATATCCCTCAATTACTTCAGCGGAGAGCCTGTCAGCCGCCATGAAGCCCGTGAGGTGGCTGCTAATTGGGCCCCGTGGCGTACGGTTGCCACCTGGTATATGTGGAGAAGTATCGACCC